The Setaria viridis chromosome 6, Setaria_viridis_v4.0, whole genome shotgun sequence genome contains a region encoding:
- the LOC117861901 gene encoding aspartic proteinase nepenthesin-2, whose amino-acid sequence MAPSGFILLLVAILASSGTTGNASFDLRAVLNHPYAGRPVSKYEMIREAVSASKARRAWNAARVAKACGRGGGGGGGTISSPDMPVRPLGKSIYTLTASVGTPPQRHTLVIDTGSDLVWVQCKLFGGGATPTDPLYDPDRSSSFAAVPCDGKLCREGEFESKNCSRNRCLYTYGYGSGRAVGELASETFTFGVRRKVPVTLDFGCGTFLEGDIFNASGFLGLSPDKLSFVSQLKIPRFSYCLTPYTDRKSGHMFFGAMADLSKYRTTAPIQTISFLNNRIGSNVYYFLPLIGVSVGTKKLNVPASSFDRTFIDSGYTTGALTAAARDALKGALVDALKLPRRNSSDPDFDFCFQLPHGVPMEAVQTPPLLYHFEGGATMVLHRESYLAEPSPGEMCLVIGVDTQPVLGNLQQQNMHVLFDVQNQKFSFAPTQCDQI is encoded by the coding sequence ATGGCACCCTCCGGTTTCATCTTGCTCCTTGTGGCCATCCTTGCCTCCTCGGGCACTACAGGGAATGCTTCGTTTGACCTCCGCGCCGTGCTCAACCACCCctacgccggccggccggtttcCAAGTACGAGATGATCCGCGAGGCCGTGAGCGCGAGCAAGGCCCGGCGTGCCTGGAACGCCGCTAGGGTGGCCAAGGcgtgcgggcgcggcggcgggggcggtggcggcaccatCTCCTCGCCGGACATGCCGGTCAGGCCTCTCGGCAAGTCAATCTACACCCTGACCGCCAGCGTCGGCACCCCGCCGCAGCGGCACACGCTCGTCATCGACACCGGAAGCGACCTCGTCTGGGTCCAGTGCAAGCTGTTCGGTGGCGGCGCGACGCCGACCGACCCTCTCTACGACCCCGACAGGTCTtcctccttcgccgccgtcCCTTGTGACGGCAAGCTGTGCCGGGAGGGCGAGTTCGAGTCCAAGAACTGCTCCAGGAACAGGTGCCTCTACACCTACGGGTACGGCAGCGGCAGggccgtcggcgagctcgccTCCGAGACCTTCACGTTCGGCGTGCGTCGCAAGGTCCCCGTCACCCTCGACTTCGGGTGCGGAACGTTCCTGGAGGGTGACATCTTCAACGCCTCCGGCTTCCTAGGGCTCAGCccggacaagttgtccttcgtGTCGCAGCTAAAGATACCAAGGTTCTCCTACTGCCTCACTCCTTACACGGACCGTAAGAGTGGCCACATGTTCTTCGGGGCAATGGCCGACCTGTCCAAGTACAGGACCACGGCCCCAATCCAAACCATTTCCTTTCTGAACAACCGGATCGGCAGCAACGTGTATTACTTTTTGCCCTTGATCGGGGTCTCGGTTGGGACCAAGAAGCTCAACGTCCCGGCGTCGAGCTTCGACAGAACGTTCATCGACTCGGGCTACACGACAGGCGCCCTCACGGCTGCAGCACGAGATGCCCTCAAGGGGGCTCTCGTGGATGCCCTGAAGCTGCCGCGGAGGAACTCCTCTGATCCGGACTTCGACTTCTGCTTCCAGCTGCCACACGGCGTGCCCATGGAGGCGGTGCAGACGCCGCCATTGCTGTACCACTTCGAGGGCGGCGCCACCATGGTGCTGCATCGAGAAAGCTACCTCGCCGAGCCGAGCCCCGGGGAGATGTGCCTTGTGATCGGCGTGGATACGCAACCGGTCCTCGGCAacctccagcagcagaacaTGCACGTGCTCTTCGACGTGCAGAACCAGAAGTTCTCCTTCGCGCCCACGCAGTGCGACCAGATCTGA